One segment of Anguilla anguilla isolate fAngAng1 chromosome 1, fAngAng1.pri, whole genome shotgun sequence DNA contains the following:
- the il17a/f1 gene encoding interleukin 17a/f1, protein MTMRNTETLMVLCMLGAVVLLMGAEGTSVNRGRKIQRRSNGQSRVKEAKTNTVDLILDPNSMASSVPLHQVGNNSLSPWTVSYTHDRNRVPPYIAKVTCLLKGCLNAGGREVMDFESKPIFHQILVLRRVEVDRRSYAYKLETETISVGCTCVRPNVMQQK, encoded by the exons ATGACAATGCGCAACACTGAGACTTTGATG GTcctatgcatgctgggagccgTGGTCCTGCTGATGGGTGCTGAGGGGACGTCAGTGAACCGAGGAAGAAAGATCCAGAGGCGATCTAACGGTCAGTCCCGAGTGAAAGAAGCCAAGACGAACACGGTGGACCTGATCTTGGATCCCAACTCCATGGCCAGCTCTGTCCCTCTGCATCAGGTCGGGAATAACTCCCTGTCTCCCTGGACGGTCAG CTACACCCATGACAGAAACCGCGTCCCTCCTTACATTGCCAAGGTGACGTGCCTGTTGAAAGGGTGCCTCAACGCTGGCGGCCGAGAGGTCATGGATTTTGAGTCCAAGCCCATCTTCCATCAGATCCTGGTGCTGAGGAGGGTAGAAGTAGACCGGAGGAGCTACGCCTATAAACTGGAGACGGAGACCATCTCAGTGGGCTGCACTTGCGTCCGCCCAAATGTAATGCAGCAGAAGTAG